A window of Mucilaginibacter robiniae genomic DNA:
ATTTAAAACAATCGAAGTCTGCTGCGCATATGTGCTGACACTTGAATATATACTTGCGAAAGCGAGTAGGATTTTTTTCTTCATTACAAAAAACCTTTAAAGAGAAGTGGCCTATCATTGAAGGTCACTTTTTTTATAAAAGTACAAACAATAATTCCTTCCTGAAAGATCGCGATTAGACAAGAAGAAAGGTGTGCAGAGCAAAGTTGAGTCCATAATAAGGCTTAAAATATTATAACGTATTACTGGGCCATTCAGTGAAGTCGTTTGCCAACGGAAAATTCTATTCAAATTAACGTAACGCTCCATACTACTATTAGTCGCCTGCACATGCAAAAAATTTTACTTTTGATTACTACAATGCACTTATTGCTTTATCAAAAAAGGAACGTGGCTGTTGCACAACTAATTTAACTTTAAAGCTTTTAAATGGGCATAAAAGCGAGCACACTAGTTTTTACTATTTTACGCTCCTAAATCAAGAGCTACAATTTTGAAAACAGCAGCATATATTTTAGAGATAGGAGCGATTTATAAATCAAAATGGGATCCAAGGCCATTTCGAATAATTGGATTTGATGATAAAGAAGTATTTTATGATTATTTGCTTTCTCCTCCAAATACTTGGGCACTATCTAGAAACCTTAAAAAGAAAGTTTTCTTTTGTCGTATGTCAAGTAATATGTTTATGAAAGGATCTGAGAAAATAGATTCGCTACCGTTATCTGAGGAGGAATACGCAGCCTTCCGTCCAGACCTGCCTTTAAGACTCGGCAGAACTATCCAACTTTCTTGGAATAACATACCAGTTAATAATTATACTAACTTTATCTCCTACTCAGAAAACATTTTTGAAAAAGATTTTTTCAATCAAAATTTACAAGCTCCCAAAGCAATGCTATTTCCTTACGGCAACAAGGGTGGAACAAAAAAAGGTGTAACCGTCAATGCAGATAACTCACAATATATTGCTATATGTGAATTAATATGGAAAGCAAAAGGTATTCAAGAAATGGTCAACAACGACGTAAGTAAAGGGATAGGATTATATAGAAGTGGCATCGATAAAGGATGTCCTATTTATTATATTGGAGAGTATGTTGATAGAGTAGGAATACTAATACCTGCCCGATGAATAAACCTTTACTCTTTAAAGGCTTTGATAAAACCGCGGATGGCAGGCTCTTGAAGAACTACTGGGCTGCGCCTAAAGATGGTAAAGCCGGTGCTCACAAGGTCATGCTCATGGCGGCCATCGCCTACAATCTCAAAAACTACCTCAAAAGAGGAGGCTGAAAAGCCTCGGCAGCACTGTTAAAAGCTTGTCAGAACCTCATAGCACTCATTAGTTATCTTTTTAGATACCTGTTGTTAAACAGCTTTCTTAACTAGAAAGATTTCGTAGTGAATTAATATTGGAACTATTCAGGCTTAATGACTACTTGTGCAACAGTCACGTACCTTTTTTAAGAATAGTCTTCAATGAAGTCTTGTTTATCGAATTAACTGTGCTTTCGTGAAAAAATGCTATATACAATGGTACAAGCGCTACTGTTCAATCTAATAGTTCATTAAAAGTATAATGTTACTATTGCTGATTTGGAGATACTGAAATAGCGGATACTAGATTAGAAAATCAGCTTGTAGCACTCTCCAAGAAGGCTCATGAGTTGTATACCCCCAGACAGAAAGCGGAAAAGAAATACAGAATATTCCTACAATAGCAAGTCGATGTTGTATTACGAATTTCGGTAAACCTTAGTACTCACTTTTCTTGGTATCACCCGCCAGTCATTAAGCCGGATCAGAGAACAAGTCAAATGAGGTATGCCAATAACAAAAATGGTGTTGTCATATCTATTTTGATCACTTTGCCAAAATCATTGCAAAACATTTCTTTGTTGTCTTTGAGTTGAAATTTTTTTATCACCCCAATTTTTAAGATACTTGATAAAAGGTATCAGCTCTTTACCCGTTTCTGTTAAAGAATACTCTACCATTGGCGGCACCTGGTGATATACCTTCCTGTTGATAAGATCATCTTTTTCCAGTTCTCTCAGTGTTTGCGTCAGCATTTTAGTTGTTACGTCCGCTAAAACCCTTCCCAATTCTCCAAATCGGATGACAGTATATTCATTTAAACACCATAAAATCCTGC
This region includes:
- a CDS encoding winged helix-turn-helix transcriptional regulator, giving the protein MAKMTKECSNSPTCSVDWAFRRIGGKYKGRILWCLNEYTVIRFGELGRVLADVTTKMLTQTLRELEKDDLINRKVYHQVPPMVEYSLTETGKELIPFIKYLKNWGDKKISTQRQQRNVLQ